In one window of Desulfobulbaceae bacterium DNA:
- the ispD gene encoding 2-C-methyl-D-erythritol 4-phosphate cytidylyltransferase, which translates to MPTTASQSAAAIITAGGIGRRMGGEVPKQFLSLGGKPILVRTVEAFIQAGCFQSIILTVPSATIPEAKDLLARYGLDADCRVVPGGETRQDSVLAGLEALDRVIEVVLVHDGVRPLVSQAIIAGCLEAVCAHGAAITAIPVKDTLKEASGQEVVRTVDRERLWRAQTPQGARVELLRQAYQEASRDRFSGTDEASLLERSGCPVIIVAGSETNIKITLPEDIVMAEALLAAQHAAALAYKIGHGYDAHRLVPGRALILGGVNIPHSVGLLGHSDADVLTHALCDALLGAVGGGDIGRHFPDTDAQYQGIDSLKLLAQVITYAAERGFVLSNADITVVAQRPKLASYLPQMQKNLAEVCQVFSSAINIKATTTESMGFTGREEGIACHAVVMVAAKA; encoded by the coding sequence ATGCCCACGACTGCATCACAATCAGCCGCAGCCATTATAACCGCCGGCGGCATTGGCCGCCGGATGGGCGGTGAAGTCCCTAAGCAGTTCCTCAGCCTGGGTGGCAAGCCGATCTTGGTTCGTACCGTGGAGGCCTTTATTCAGGCAGGGTGCTTCCAGTCGATCATTCTCACCGTTCCCAGCGCCACGATCCCCGAAGCGAAAGATCTCTTAGCACGATACGGCCTTGATGCCGACTGTCGCGTTGTTCCTGGCGGCGAGACGCGGCAGGACTCGGTCCTGGCCGGTTTGGAGGCCCTTGATAGGGTCATAGAGGTGGTCCTGGTGCATGACGGCGTTAGGCCTCTGGTCTCTCAGGCAATCATTGCCGGTTGTTTGGAGGCGGTTTGCGCTCATGGCGCCGCCATCACGGCAATTCCGGTAAAAGATACTCTCAAGGAGGCCTCTGGCCAGGAGGTCGTCAGGACCGTTGACCGTGAACGTCTGTGGCGGGCTCAAACACCGCAAGGGGCTCGGGTCGAGTTACTTCGCCAGGCTTATCAGGAGGCCAGCCGGGACCGTTTCTCCGGTACCGACGAGGCCTCGCTGCTTGAACGAAGCGGCTGCCCGGTCATTATTGTTGCGGGTTCTGAAACCAACATCAAGATCACCCTCCCGGAGGACATCGTTATGGCAGAGGCTTTGCTGGCAGCTCAACATGCTGCTGCGCTCGCGTATAAGATCGGCCATGGGTATGATGCCCACCGACTAGTGCCAGGCCGCGCCTTGATTCTTGGCGGAGTGAATATCCCTCACAGCGTCGGCCTGCTGGGTCACTCGGATGCGGATGTGCTGACTCATGCTTTGTGTGATGCCTTGCTGGGGGCTGTCGGCGGTGGTGATATTGGCCGTCATTTCCCCGATACTGATGCGCAGTATCAGGGGATCGACAGCCTGAAACTGCTGGCTCAAGTTATAACCTATGCAGCGGAGCGGGGATTTGTGCTGAGTAATGCCGATATAACTGTCGTTGCCCAGCGGCCAAAACTGGCCTCTTATCTTCCTCAAATGCAAAAAAACCTGGCGGAGGTCTGCCAGGTTTTTTCATCGGCCATCAATATCAAGGCCACCACTACCGAGTCGATGGGCTTTACTGGTCGCGAGGAGGGAATCGCCTGCCACGCGGTGGTTATGGTTGCTGCGAAGGCTTGA
- the aroD gene encoding type I 3-dehydroquinate dehydratase: MQQTPLTFGLICVALSGSTSADILDQATPAALLADVLEIRLDSMTQPAVSPFVGVIATPLLFTNRASWEGGNFSGSEESRLVLLHEAIAAGAAYVDIELKTDPALRDPLIAAARQHGTKSIVSWHNFTTTPSPQALRTILQEQYRSNADIGKIVTMAQSFQDVLRVLDLQTEAAEMGLPLIAFCMGGAGVISRVATLGLGGFMTYAAADGSTGTAPGQLTISCLRAIVKELAHAS, encoded by the coding sequence ATGCAACAGACACCTTTGACCTTTGGCCTAATTTGTGTGGCCCTGTCCGGCTCAACCAGCGCGGATATCCTGGATCAGGCCACACCTGCTGCGCTGTTGGCTGATGTCCTTGAAATCCGTTTAGACAGCATGACTCAACCGGCGGTCTCTCCCTTTGTTGGGGTTATTGCCACTCCGCTGTTGTTTACCAATCGGGCGTCTTGGGAGGGTGGGAACTTTTCCGGCTCGGAAGAGAGCCGACTTGTTCTGCTTCATGAGGCGATAGCTGCCGGCGCCGCTTATGTCGACATTGAACTGAAGACCGATCCTGCCCTGCGTGATCCCTTGATTGCAGCAGCCAGACAACACGGCACCAAGTCCATTGTCTCTTGGCATAACTTTACTACCACACCATCCCCGCAAGCCCTACGCACGATCCTTCAGGAACAGTATCGCAGTAATGCGGACATCGGCAAAATTGTCACCATGGCCCAGAGTTTTCAGGATGTGCTGCGCGTCCTCGACCTTCAAACGGAGGCCGCCGAGATGGGGCTGCCGCTGATTGCCTTCTGTATGGGAGGGGCCGGGGTTATCAGTCGTGTCGCCACCCTTGGCCTTGGGGGCTTCATGACTTACGCCGCTGCCGACGGCAGTACGGGGACTGCCCCCGGACAGTTGACGATTTCCTGTCTACGCGCCATTGTCAAGGAGTTGGCTCATGCCAGTTAA
- a CDS encoding ABC transporter substrate-binding protein, translated as MADKVNFRVAHLKITDHLVLGITQDKIRKGVEESKYLNLQCQPMMGWQQVANSLKDGQVDAAFILAPTAMDLYKAGLKAKLILFSHKSGSVLITNKKAHIQTIQDFKGKVVIIPYQLSVHNMLLHKLCSEAGIEPGAGKDVQLEVMAPSQMVEALQYDEEGEIAGFIVAEPFASQAVTEGYGEEFTLSKDIWPEHPCCALVVRDEMIENHPDAVHEFTDSLVKSGRFIDTAVSTAARIGADFLGQKAEVIKRVLTEPADRITTANLFPNIEDLSVIQDYMHHKMGIMKDKIDLDVFVDTQFAKAARAT; from the coding sequence ATGGCGGATAAAGTTAATTTCAGGGTGGCACATCTGAAGATCACCGACCATCTGGTTCTGGGCATTACCCAGGACAAGATAAGAAAGGGAGTTGAGGAGTCCAAATATCTCAACCTCCAGTGCCAGCCAATGATGGGCTGGCAGCAGGTGGCCAACTCATTAAAAGACGGCCAGGTCGATGCGGCCTTTATCTTGGCCCCCACCGCTATGGATCTTTACAAGGCAGGACTGAAAGCCAAACTGATCCTCTTTAGCCATAAGTCAGGCAGCGTGCTGATCACCAACAAAAAAGCCCACATCCAGACGATCCAAGACTTCAAAGGCAAGGTCGTGATCATCCCCTACCAGCTCTCGGTCCACAACATGCTGCTCCATAAACTGTGCAGCGAGGCGGGCATCGAGCCAGGGGCGGGCAAAGACGTACAGCTTGAAGTCATGGCTCCGAGTCAGATGGTCGAGGCGCTCCAGTACGACGAAGAGGGTGAAATCGCAGGATTTATCGTCGCCGAACCCTTTGCCTCCCAGGCAGTGACCGAGGGCTATGGTGAAGAGTTCACCCTATCCAAGGACATCTGGCCGGAACATCCCTGCTGCGCCCTGGTGGTGCGTGATGAGATGATCGAAAACCACCCCGACGCCGTCCACGAGTTCACCGACAGCCTGGTCAAGTCCGGCCGCTTCATCGATACCGCAGTCAGCACTGCCGCCCGGATAGGAGCGGACTTCCTGGGCCAGAAGGCCGAAGTCATCAAACGGGTACTTACCGAACCGGCAGACCGGATCACCACCGCCAATCTCTTCCCAAACATCGAGGATCTCTCAGTGATCCAAGACTACATGCACCACAAAATGGGCATCATGAAGGACAAAATCGACCTTGATGTCTTTGTCGACACCCAATTTGCCAAAGCGGCCCGGGCAACCTAA
- a CDS encoding shikimate dehydrogenase — protein MPVNGATEVYGILGNPVSHSLSPAMHNAAFQALGLNKVYVPFPAVDAGAAIQGFKALGIRGASVTIPHKQAVIPFLDSIDPVAAKIGAVNTLVINEGLVFGANTDWLGANAALKQLTPLRGKKVLLLGAGGSARAIGFGLLEEGAELTLASRTPATGQALAEVLGCPWAPLNSVIGFAADILINATSVGMGKSTGLSPVPREAVANFALVMDIVYSPLETLLLREAHAAGCRTINGLAMLLYQGVAQFERWTGVQAPVEIMRQELVTGMAGR, from the coding sequence ATGCCAGTTAACGGCGCAACAGAAGTCTACGGCATCCTGGGTAATCCTGTCAGCCATAGCTTAAGTCCGGCCATGCACAACGCTGCGTTTCAGGCCCTGGGCTTAAATAAGGTGTACGTCCCATTTCCGGCGGTTGACGCGGGGGCGGCCATCCAGGGATTCAAGGCATTAGGAATCCGTGGCGCAAGCGTTACCATTCCTCATAAGCAGGCGGTGATTCCTTTTCTTGATTCTATTGATCCTGTGGCGGCAAAGATTGGCGCGGTCAACACCCTGGTTATTAATGAAGGCTTGGTCTTCGGGGCTAACACCGATTGGCTGGGAGCCAATGCCGCGCTCAAACAACTGACCCCCTTGCGAGGGAAAAAGGTGTTGCTCCTGGGGGCTGGCGGATCAGCGCGGGCAATTGGCTTTGGGCTCTTGGAAGAGGGGGCGGAGCTTACCTTGGCCAGCCGGACTCCTGCCACCGGCCAGGCTTTGGCCGAGGTCTTAGGCTGTCCTTGGGCGCCACTGAACTCAGTTATTGGTTTTGCTGCCGATATCCTGATCAACGCCACCTCGGTCGGCATGGGCAAAAGTACCGGCCTCTCACCTGTTCCCAGAGAGGCTGTGGCTAATTTTGCCTTGGTGATGGATATCGTCTACTCCCCTTTGGAAACTCTATTGCTTAGGGAGGCTCATGCCGCCGGGTGTCGGACGATTAATGGCCTGGCGATGCTCCTTTACCAGGGAGTCGCTCAATTTGAACGGTGGACCGGAGTCCAGGCCCCGGTCGAGATCATGCGCCAGGAGTTGGTCACGGGGATGGCAGGCCGCTGA